Proteins from a single region of Hordeum vulgare subsp. vulgare chromosome 6H, MorexV3_pseudomolecules_assembly, whole genome shotgun sequence:
- the LOC123405920 gene encoding uncharacterized protein At2g24330-like, which produces MAEAPAAKRLARAGSFSGVWWKLGDPAGDPAAVERRLRAVADEEAAVRARIQSRHAGARGVRRGIAVASLAIEVVALVHAYWTARRRRAAGWSRKLLLLLAPPLLAVPASAAVVLAAFARLRKMLDARDEQRLRALVAERKAKIGQFRGSHHNMHKLLEVSTKYDPDAASAAATTASSDQPVAASAGGGRIKRSHSRLSFHIGDD; this is translated from the exons ATGGCGGAGGCGCCGGCGGCCAAGCGGCTGGCCCGCGCGGGCAGCTTCTCCGGCGTGTGGTGGAAGCTCGGCGACCCCGCGGGGGACCCGGCCGCGGTGGAGCGCCGGCTGCGCGCCGTCGCCGACGAGGAGGCCGCCGTCCGTGCCCGCATCCAGAGCCGCCacgccggcgcccgcggcgtccGGCGCGGcatcgccgtcgcctccctcgCCATCGAG GTGGTGGCGTTGGTGCACGCTTACTGGAcggcgaggcggcggcgcgcAGCCGGCTGGAGCAGGAAGCTGCTGCTCCTGCTCGCGCCTCCTCTGCTCGCCGTGCCCGCCTCGGCCGCCGTCGTCCTCGCGGCGTTCGCCAGGCTTCGCAAAATGT TGGACGCGCGGGACGAGCAGCGGCTGAGGGCGCTGGTGGCGGAGCGCAAGGCCAAGATCGGGCAGTTCAGGGGCAGCCACCACAACATGCACAAGCTCCTCGAGGTCTCCACC AAGTACGATCCAGATGCTGCTTCTGCTGCTGCTACAACTGCCAGTTCCGATCAGCCGGTAGCCGCCAGCGCCGGCGGCGGGAGGATCAAGCGGAGCCACTCGCGGCTCAGCTTCCACATCGGAGACGACTGA